One Nitrosomonas sp. PY1 DNA window includes the following coding sequences:
- a CDS encoding type II toxin-antitoxin system RelE/ParE family toxin encodes MIKWTTSAERNIVKVYDFLARSNPKAAVQTVKLLIEGIEKIDAFPQLGIRLEDFKPREVRHIIIGDYEIRYESTDKAIFVLRLWHSREYR; translated from the coding sequence GTGATTAAATGGACCACAAGTGCCGAGCGGAATATTGTAAAGGTTTATGATTTTTTAGCGCGCTCCAATCCGAAAGCTGCCGTTCAAACTGTAAAACTGTTGATAGAAGGTATAGAGAAAATTGATGCCTTTCCACAATTGGGAATAAGACTAGAAGATTTTAAGCCCCGTGAAGTGAGGCACATAATAATTGGTGATTATGAAATACGTTATGAGTCGACTGACAAAGCTATTTTTGTTTTGCGGCTATGGCATTCGCGTGAGTACCGTTAA
- a CDS encoding phosphatidylinositol-specific phospholipase C domain-containing protein, giving the protein MAWFFFTFFLVAISLTGYAHAQGVIVYQHCSYDGYSVTLPVGSYDLAELQRRGVKNDDLSSIRVPAAFRVTLYEHASYGGKSLQLTSDSSCLVSAQFNDLVSSIKVEQVGGSTWTPPSGDFSFFDEETKAGDTLASDDTPQGWLKMATSDWMGRLPDSTELRDISIPGTHDSGARFGGEACETQYWTIAQQLEAGIRYLDIRNRRTKTSFAIHHGLCYQNMMFGDVLNQIRDFLRVHPGETILMRVKEEYTPEDGSSSFSDIWDGYMRNYGYLFV; this is encoded by the coding sequence TTGGCATGGTTTTTCTTCACGTTCTTTCTCGTCGCAATTTCCTTAACTGGGTATGCACACGCGCAAGGAGTCATCGTCTATCAGCACTGCAGTTACGACGGATACTCCGTCACTCTTCCGGTTGGTTCTTATGACTTGGCGGAACTTCAACGCCGCGGTGTCAAAAACGACGATCTTTCCTCAATACGGGTGCCTGCGGCTTTTCGGGTGACGCTCTATGAACACGCAAGCTATGGGGGCAAGTCCCTGCAACTTACGTCAGATTCATCTTGCCTCGTGTCTGCCCAATTCAACGACCTTGTTTCATCCATCAAAGTCGAGCAGGTTGGCGGGTCGACCTGGACGCCACCGTCCGGCGATTTTAGTTTCTTCGACGAAGAGACAAAGGCCGGAGACACGCTTGCATCCGATGATACGCCACAGGGGTGGTTGAAAATGGCAACATCGGACTGGATGGGGCGGCTCCCGGATTCAACTGAACTTCGAGATATTTCGATTCCAGGAACGCACGATTCTGGCGCTCGCTTCGGTGGCGAGGCATGCGAAACGCAATACTGGACGATCGCGCAGCAGCTTGAGGCAGGCATTCGCTACCTCGATATCCGAAATCGAAGGACGAAAACGTCTTTCGCCATTCATCACGGCCTTTGCTATCAGAACATGATGTTTGGTGACGTGCTGAACCAAATACGGGACTTCCTGCGGGTTCACCCGGGGGAAACGATCTTGATGCGCGTCAAGGAAGAGTATACGCCCGAAGACGGCAGTAGTTCGTTTTCCGATATCTGGGACGGCTACATGCGGAATTACGGGTATTTGTTTGTGTGA
- a CDS encoding type II toxin-antitoxin system ParD family antitoxin gives MGTIRKTITLTDKQDQWIKTQIAAGEFTNDSEYIRDLVRRDQEQNAQYMALKQAIQEGLDSGVSNKTISEIWEEAEQRSKNRRG, from the coding sequence ATGGGAACCATACGAAAAACTATTACATTAACGGATAAACAGGATCAATGGATTAAAACGCAAATTGCGGCCGGTGAGTTTACCAATGACAGTGAATATATCCGTGATCTTGTTCGTCGTGATCAAGAACAAAATGCTCAATATATGGCATTAAAACAAGCTATTCAGGAAGGATTGGATAGTGGCGTAAGCAATAAAACTATAAGCGAGATTTGGGAGGAAGCAGAGCAACGTTCTAAAAATAGACGTGGGTAA
- a CDS encoding cyclic peptide export ABC transporter translates to MLKYLVKQSKPLLLSASIASILHGIGSVMLLAQINSALTSENIEHGQMAWLFAVTALGVMFTYVIAAILFERLGQQAHAELRSFIAKRVITADYRQLEVLGAARVQSALSDHCSRVAEFFVSFPVILTNAVIVIGCLVYMALLSWQVFLLAILIIGLGCIGYHIAHLRAIRHLDAAAQEQDQLFGHFRSLTDGAKELRLNHDKRIVFFDDVLQRSIEKVRRERTFGMSVFVASAGWGNFLIYAFIGLVLFVLVGDVPDRTLIMTGYALIFVYMVGPLEALLLNIPRANLAQVSADRIEEIAQAMASTEQPVTETTVPPLQSMVLKGVLHRYYHEQKDEMFTLGPIDLSFHPGEITFLVGGNGSGKTTLAKLLVGLYSPEAGTIMLNQTPITDLNRDYYRQCFTAIFSDFHLFDRILETGLNTELDHNGNQLLAKLHLQNKVKVQHGAFTTLSLSQGQRKRLALVVAYLERRPFLVFDEWAADQDPLFKDIFYHELLPELRAMGKTVLVISHDDRYFHLADRLLRMENGRLTIDQNHGRSNQSRSTSVPLFALNSST, encoded by the coding sequence ATGTTGAAATATCTTGTTAAACAGTCAAAGCCATTGCTACTTAGCGCGTCAATTGCCAGCATCTTGCATGGTATCGGCAGTGTAATGTTATTAGCGCAAATCAATTCCGCACTGACTTCGGAAAATATAGAGCATGGGCAAATGGCGTGGCTTTTTGCCGTTACCGCGCTCGGTGTAATGTTCACTTATGTCATCGCAGCTATTCTCTTCGAACGTCTCGGCCAACAGGCACATGCCGAGTTGCGTAGCTTTATAGCAAAACGAGTGATTACTGCGGATTATCGGCAATTGGAAGTTTTGGGTGCAGCACGAGTGCAATCCGCCCTATCCGATCACTGCAGTCGGGTTGCCGAATTTTTCGTTAGCTTTCCGGTCATTCTGACCAATGCTGTGATCGTAATTGGTTGTCTGGTTTATATGGCCTTATTATCCTGGCAAGTTTTTTTACTGGCGATCCTTATCATTGGCCTTGGTTGCATCGGTTATCACATTGCCCACTTGCGTGCAATCCGGCATCTCGATGCAGCAGCACAGGAACAAGATCAATTATTCGGTCACTTCCGTTCCTTGACTGATGGCGCAAAAGAATTGCGCCTTAATCACGATAAGCGGATTGTCTTTTTTGACGATGTCTTGCAACGCTCCATCGAAAAAGTGCGCAGGGAGCGTACCTTCGGTATGTCGGTTTTTGTCGCATCTGCCGGATGGGGCAACTTTCTGATTTATGCCTTCATCGGTCTGGTGCTATTCGTTTTGGTAGGTGATGTGCCTGACCGTACGCTGATCATGACCGGCTATGCCTTGATTTTCGTTTATATGGTGGGACCACTGGAAGCATTGCTATTAAATATTCCACGTGCCAATTTAGCACAGGTTTCTGCAGACCGGATTGAAGAAATTGCGCAAGCCATGGCTTCCACGGAACAACCGGTAACCGAAACAACGGTGCCACCGCTCCAATCGATGGTGCTCAAAGGTGTGCTGCATCGCTACTATCATGAACAAAAAGATGAAATGTTCACACTCGGTCCGATTGATTTATCGTTTCACCCAGGTGAAATTACTTTCCTGGTAGGCGGAAACGGCAGTGGAAAAACCACCCTAGCAAAGCTGCTCGTCGGTTTATATTCACCCGAAGCAGGTACGATTATGTTGAATCAGACTCCGATTACAGATCTTAATCGCGATTATTACCGTCAATGTTTCACCGCCATCTTCTCGGATTTTCACCTCTTTGACAGGATTCTGGAAACCGGATTAAACACGGAACTGGATCACAACGGAAACCAACTGCTTGCCAAGCTGCATCTGCAGAACAAGGTCAAGGTGCAGCACGGCGCTTTTACCACGCTATCATTATCGCAGGGTCAACGCAAGCGGCTTGCCTTAGTAGTAGCTTATCTCGAAAGACGCCCATTTTTGGTATTTGACGAATGGGCTGCCGATCAGGATCCTTTATTCAAGGATATTTTTTATCACGAGCTACTACCCGAATTACGCGCGATGGGTAAAACCGTACTGGTGATTTCGCACGACGATCGTTATTTTCATTTGGCTGATCGTTTATTGCGTATGGAAAATGGTCGTTTGACAATTGATCAAAATCACGGCCGTTCTAACCAATCTAGATCCACCTCAGTTCCGCTGTTTGCTCTCAATAGCTCTACTTGA
- a CDS encoding IS3 family transposase: MLCRLMGVSSSAYYDWRKKGAKLIDSQIWNLCQRIKMHFIQSRESMGSRRMMKQLRKEGFKVGRYRVRFLMKKLGLIRVSRILCKRCLY, from the coding sequence ATGCTTTGTAGATTGATGGGGGTGAGTAGCAGCGCTTACTATGATTGGCGAAAAAAGGGTGCAAAACTTATAGATAGCCAAATCTGGAATCTGTGTCAGAGAATAAAGATGCACTTTATTCAATCCAGAGAAAGCATGGGTAGCCGACGCATGATGAAGCAATTACGCAAAGAAGGCTTTAAAGTAGGTCGATATCGAGTACGTTTTCTCATGAAGAAACTGGGATTGATAAGGGTATCCCGAATTTTGTGTAAACGGTGTTTGTATTAA
- a CDS encoding CopG family ribbon-helix-helix protein — translation MNTRAVTAHIPIELAEALDKIAMRIDRPKGWIIKQALTVWVELEEERRRLTLEGLADVEANRVVEHATLKTWVANLDKPVDSL, via the coding sequence ATGAATACACGCGCTGTTACTGCACATATTCCGATTGAACTTGCAGAGGCATTAGACAAAATTGCAATGCGGATCGATCGACCTAAAGGTTGGATCATAAAACAGGCTTTAACTGTCTGGGTAGAACTCGAAGAAGAACGCCGCCGCTTAACATTGGAAGGTTTGGCAGATGTAGAGGCAAACCGAGTTGTTGAACACGCAACCTTGAAAACTTGGGTGGCTAATTTAGACAAGCCAGTCGATTCACTGTGA
- a CDS encoding DUF899 family protein, giving the protein MKELVIPKIVDRDEWERARAELLVREKMHTRAGDEIAAVRRRLPMTRMEVVTVVGPDGPVLLRDVFQGRRMLIVYHFMWSRGAPHDKQCEGCTHSQVAMNAAVCAYLAERDVTYAVFSAGPWSEIVAYRDFMGWTAPWYSTADSSEVLATRTGGDLRCYLRVNDEVFETYETKWRGIEAMLPTLQLLDMTAYGRQETWEDSPDGWPQDQAGSWWRRDGRPVAQWTRTNATIK; this is encoded by the coding sequence ATGAAAGAATTAGTGATCCCAAAAATAGTTGATCGTGATGAGTGGGAGCGAGCCCGAGCTGAGCTACTGGTTCGCGAGAAGATGCACACTCGCGCCGGCGACGAAATAGCTGCAGTTCGGCGACGCCTACCGATGACCCGAATGGAAGTGGTCACGGTAGTGGGTCCGGACGGCCCCGTTTTACTGCGCGACGTATTTCAGGGTCGGCGCATGTTGATCGTGTATCACTTTATGTGGAGTCGGGGGGCGCCACACGACAAGCAGTGCGAGGGCTGCACGCATAGTCAAGTAGCGATGAATGCCGCTGTATGCGCTTATCTGGCCGAACGAGACGTGACCTACGCCGTTTTCAGCGCTGGCCCATGGAGTGAGATCGTCGCTTACCGCGACTTCATGGGTTGGACAGCACCTTGGTATTCAACCGCCGATTCCTCAGAAGTATTGGCAACTAGAACCGGCGGTGACCTCCGCTGCTATCTACGGGTTAATGACGAAGTGTTTGAAACATACGAAACGAAGTGGCGTGGAATTGAGGCCATGCTGCCCACACTGCAGTTGCTCGATATGACTGCGTACGGGCGGCAGGAAACGTGGGAAGACTCGCCAGACGGATGGCCGCAAGATCAGGCCGGGTCATGGTGGCGGCGGGACGGTCGACCCGTTGCTCAGTGGACGCGTACCAATGCAACGATCAAATGA
- a CDS encoding type II toxin-antitoxin system prevent-host-death family antitoxin yields MNEWRITDAKNKFSEVFDNALTGKIQIVHRRDGDVVTLSRNEYERLVGQKKSFEQHILYAPHEIDQLDETRDKSTMRPVGL; encoded by the coding sequence ATGAATGAATGGCGTATTACAGATGCAAAAAATAAATTCAGTGAAGTGTTCGATAATGCACTTACGGGAAAAATTCAAATTGTGCATCGCCGAGATGGTGACGTGGTTACTCTTTCGCGAAATGAATATGAACGGTTGGTAGGTCAAAAGAAAAGTTTCGAGCAACATATTCTTTATGCGCCACACGAAATCGATCAGTTAGATGAGACGCGTGATAAGAGCACCATGCGACCGGTCGGTCTATGA
- a CDS encoding PepSY domain-containing protein — protein sequence MKKPLTTELLGHPQQSTRNITKTRTTRLILTSLHRWAGLLLAVFLFIAGFTGAIISWDHELDEWLNPQLFERQSQGETLPPLALADHLEKTDPRILITWLPLSIEFDQNLGVAVIGRPDPQTGKAIDIGVNQIALDPVSAEIKGSRMWGDIALTRENFVPFLYKLHYSMHLPDFFDIEFGILFMGILAIVWAIDCFVALLLSFPNWQAWRKSFIFRWHQGGYRLNFDLHRSGGVWLWGFLLILAVTAVSMNLNQEVMRPIVSVFSTLSPDPFAMRSPNPHDEPIEPGISRHEIVNSAQAEAHRLGWNTPLGGMFYDPEYSIYGVTFHEPSKDHADRGLGNPWLYFDGQDGRFLGNKVPGNGSAGDIFLDAQFPLHSGRILGLPGRIMVSILGLLVATLSVTGVIIWYRKRRARMR from the coding sequence ATGAAAAAGCCTCTCACAACGGAATTGCTTGGTCATCCTCAGCAATCCACAAGAAACATCACAAAAACAAGAACAACACGCCTCATTTTGACTTCACTCCATCGCTGGGCAGGTCTTTTATTGGCCGTTTTTCTGTTTATTGCCGGATTTACCGGAGCTATTATTTCATGGGATCACGAACTGGATGAATGGCTAAATCCACAACTATTTGAGCGACAGAGCCAAGGTGAAACATTGCCTCCGCTCGCGCTAGCCGATCATTTAGAAAAAACCGATCCCCGCATCCTAATCACTTGGCTACCACTTTCCATTGAATTCGATCAGAATCTCGGGGTAGCAGTTATCGGTCGACCGGATCCACAAACCGGGAAAGCGATCGATATCGGAGTAAACCAAATCGCCCTTGATCCGGTTTCTGCAGAAATCAAGGGATCACGCATGTGGGGCGATATTGCGCTGACACGGGAAAATTTCGTACCGTTCCTATACAAGCTGCATTACAGTATGCATCTTCCTGATTTTTTTGATATCGAATTCGGCATCCTGTTCATGGGCATACTGGCCATTGTCTGGGCCATCGATTGTTTTGTGGCCTTGCTGCTGTCTTTTCCCAACTGGCAAGCATGGCGCAAATCATTTATTTTCCGTTGGCATCAGGGTGGATACAGGCTGAATTTCGATTTACACCGTTCCGGCGGGGTCTGGTTATGGGGCTTCTTGCTAATTTTAGCTGTCACGGCTGTATCAATGAACTTGAATCAGGAAGTGATGCGCCCTATTGTTTCGGTATTTTCCACACTCAGTCCAGATCCTTTTGCAATGAGATCACCCAATCCGCATGATGAGCCGATCGAACCTGGTATAAGCCGGCACGAAATCGTTAATTCGGCACAAGCTGAAGCGCATCGGCTAGGATGGAATACACCCCTGGGTGGAATGTTTTATGATCCGGAATATAGCATTTATGGTGTGACATTTCATGAGCCAAGCAAAGATCACGCGGATCGTGGACTCGGCAATCCCTGGTTATATTTTGACGGTCAGGATGGCCGCTTTCTGGGCAATAAAGTCCCAGGTAACGGCAGTGCTGGCGATATTTTTCTGGATGCGCAGTTTCCACTCCATTCCGGCCGTATCTTGGGGTTACCAGGACGCATCATGGTTTCGATACTGGGCTTATTGGTCGCAACTCTGTCGGTTACAGGTGTAATCATCTGGTATCGCAAACGCAGGGCGCGAATGCGCTAG
- a CDS encoding type II toxin-antitoxin system VapC family toxin has product MIVLDTNVISEPMKPNGNPAVQTWLDRQTAETLYLTAVSLSELLVGIEIMPEGKRKGGLDAALRKLMEKLFDARILPFDQQAAIAYASMVGRARTNGRIISVADGQIAAIAVVHGFTIATRDIAPFVAVGLPVINPWEK; this is encoded by the coding sequence ATGATCGTTCTGGATACGAATGTGATATCCGAGCCAATGAAACCCAACGGCAATCCCGCCGTTCAAACTTGGCTTGATCGGCAAACAGCCGAGACGCTGTATCTGACAGCAGTAAGTCTTTCCGAATTGCTAGTTGGTATTGAAATCATGCCGGAAGGAAAGAGAAAAGGAGGGCTTGATGCCGCACTGAGGAAACTGATGGAGAAGCTTTTTGACGCGCGCATATTACCATTCGATCAACAAGCTGCGATAGCATATGCATCCATGGTTGGTCGAGCTAGGACTAATGGTCGTATCATCTCTGTAGCAGACGGGCAAATTGCCGCAATCGCGGTCGTACATGGATTCACCATAGCGACGCGGGATATTGCACCTTTTGTCGCAGTTGGATTACCCGTCATTAATCCTTGGGAAAAATGA
- a CDS encoding type II toxin-antitoxin system RelE/ParE family toxin, which translates to MGKFHLTNRAVTDLSEIADFTIQSFGIEQARFYRDGLNNCFEVLAENPQLGRSAAELAPDLRRHEYQSHIVFYMSQDTSILIVRILHQRMDFKRHLPSSRKEP; encoded by the coding sequence GTGGGTAAATTCCACTTAACAAATCGTGCGGTTACTGACCTGTCTGAAATTGCCGATTTCACCATTCAATCTTTTGGTATTGAACAGGCTCGATTCTATCGTGATGGATTAAATAACTGCTTTGAAGTCCTGGCTGAAAATCCTCAGTTAGGTCGCAGTGCTGCTGAGCTTGCGCCAGACTTAAGACGGCATGAATATCAATCCCATATCGTGTTTTATATGTCTCAGGATACAAGTATTTTGATTGTTCGTATCTTGCATCAACGCATGGATTTCAAACGACACTTACCATCTTCGAGAAAAGAGCCGTGA
- a CDS encoding Arc family DNA-binding protein yields the protein MSVVTVRNLPEETHRALKLRAAQNGRSTEAEIREILEEAVRPEARIKVGSELAAFGQSFGGLDFNDIRDQTPADPAVFE from the coding sequence ATGTCTGTTGTTACTGTTCGTAATTTGCCCGAAGAAACGCATCGTGCGCTTAAGCTGCGTGCTGCTCAGAATGGACGTAGCACCGAAGCTGAAATCCGTGAAATTCTGGAAGAGGCAGTGCGTCCTGAGGCGCGTATCAAAGTCGGATCTGAACTCGCTGCTTTTGGGCAATCCTTTGGGGGGCTCGATTTTAATGATATTCGTGATCAGACACCGGCTGATCCTGCGGTGTTCGAATGA
- a CDS encoding transposase produces MKGSGKRRLYPEEFKKEAVSLVTERGYTIVQAAQVVDTSEKNLQRWVKQQVQGISDERAELNRLRREVKTLRMEKEILKKASAFFAQEMK; encoded by the coding sequence ATGAAAGGATCAGGAAAGCGAAGACTCTATCCAGAGGAATTCAAAAAGGAAGCTGTATCACTGGTTACTGAGCGCGGTTACACTATTGTGCAAGCAGCCCAAGTAGTTGATACGAGTGAGAAGAATCTGCAGCGGTGGGTCAAGCAACAAGTGCAAGGAATAAGCGATGAACGTGCAGAACTAAATCGTCTCAGGCGAGAAGTAAAAACGCTGCGCATGGAGAAAGAAATTCTAAAAAAGGCCAGTGCCTTCTTTGCGCAAGAAATGAAGTGA
- a CDS encoding IS5 family transposase has product MLELQLDRSDPLLQLALEIPWLEFDEAYSIHYSEGLGAPSKPIRLMVGLLILKQLENLSDEAVVLQWKRNPYYQAFCGMKEFQRRLPCHSTELVHFRKRIGAEGVERIFQMSVGLHGEAALEDTVHIDTTVQEKNIAYPTDSKLAIRIINRLNKIAQAHGVQQRRTFVKEVKSLRLAIRHFRHVTKRAKAKRALKRLRTIAGILIRELRRELPQYCLFECYQQDFLMYERILRQQSKDTNKIYSLHEPQVYCVAKGKDHKQYEYGSKASIASTAQGNLIVGVVSHEQNRHDNHTLPEILRHVEASRGKAVKQAVCDRGYRGKREVNGTSIILPGKALKQDTRYQRDKKRKQCRRRAAIEPIIGHLKSDFRLIRNYLKGAIGDRINLLMAACAWNLRQWLLAILWLFFSWRKTQITPIC; this is encoded by the coding sequence ATGCTAGAATTGCAGCTTGATCGTTCTGATCCATTGCTACAGCTTGCATTGGAAATACCTTGGCTTGAGTTTGACGAAGCATATTCAATACACTACAGCGAAGGATTAGGCGCACCCAGTAAACCGATTCGGCTGATGGTTGGATTGTTGATACTCAAGCAGTTAGAGAACTTGAGCGATGAAGCAGTAGTATTGCAGTGGAAACGCAATCCGTATTACCAGGCTTTTTGCGGGATGAAAGAGTTTCAGCGAAGATTGCCCTGCCACAGCACGGAGTTGGTGCATTTTCGTAAGCGCATTGGCGCTGAAGGTGTTGAGCGTATTTTCCAGATGAGCGTTGGTTTGCATGGAGAAGCTGCGCTGGAAGACACGGTTCACATTGACACGACAGTGCAAGAAAAGAACATCGCCTATCCGACAGATAGCAAGCTGGCAATTAGAATCATCAACCGACTAAACAAGATAGCCCAAGCGCATGGTGTTCAACAGCGGCGTACTTTCGTCAAAGAAGTAAAATCATTGCGTCTGGCTATTCGGCATTTCCGTCACGTCACCAAAAGAGCAAAGGCCAAGCGAGCGCTAAAGCGGCTTAGAACGATTGCGGGCATCTTAATACGGGAACTGCGCCGAGAATTGCCGCAATACTGTTTATTTGAGTGCTACCAACAAGATTTTCTGATGTATGAGCGCATTTTAAGGCAGCAATCTAAAGACACAAACAAGATCTATTCATTGCACGAGCCGCAGGTGTACTGCGTGGCCAAAGGAAAAGACCACAAACAATACGAATATGGCAGCAAGGCATCGATAGCAAGCACCGCGCAAGGCAATCTGATCGTCGGTGTAGTCAGTCACGAACAAAACCGGCATGACAATCATACGCTGCCGGAAATACTGCGTCATGTTGAGGCATCTCGCGGCAAAGCCGTCAAACAAGCAGTATGTGATCGCGGCTATCGCGGCAAGCGAGAAGTTAATGGCACGAGTATTATTTTGCCGGGGAAAGCACTCAAACAAGATACTCGTTATCAAAGGGACAAGAAACGAAAGCAATGCAGAAGACGTGCAGCGATTGAACCCATCATTGGTCATTTGAAATCGGATTTTAGGTTGATCAGAAATTATTTAAAAGGTGCTATCGGAGATCGTATCAATCTATTGATGGCTGCTTGCGCATGGAATCTGAGACAATGGCTGCTGGCCATTCTTTGGCTGTTCTTCTCATGGCGAAAAACGCAAATTACCCCAATTTGTTAA
- a CDS encoding type II toxin-antitoxin system RelE/ParE family toxin → MEKYNITFKRSVTKDFISIPKQDVMRILDKIESLSDNPRSEGAIKIAGKELYRIRQGTYRIVYEIFDRYLIVNVIKIGHRSNVYDSLLISQKIDGQKI, encoded by the coding sequence ATGGAAAAATATAATATTACTTTTAAGCGCTCTGTAACAAAAGACTTTATCAGCATTCCAAAACAAGATGTCATGCGAATTCTGGATAAAATTGAGAGTTTGTCAGATAACCCAAGATCTGAAGGAGCTATAAAAATAGCAGGAAAAGAATTGTATCGAATCAGACAAGGTACCTATCGAATTGTCTATGAAATCTTTGATCGATATCTTATCGTCAATGTCATAAAAATCGGCCATCGATCAAATGTGTATGATTCCCTGTTAATTAGTCAGAAGATAGATGGTCAAAAAATATGA
- a CDS encoding tyrosine-type recombinase/integrase, whose protein sequence is MNFTGIQNPEEFRVVTRAHIIAWRDDLLDRSLSSMSIRHRLSALSSLFEYLCEKNTVTHNPVKGVKRPAVESYEGKTPAIGDHQARELLDAPNDNSLKSKRDRAILATLLYHALRRDELCRLKVKDFKQERRGVPHLKVTGKGGKTRYIPLHPAANGLIHDYLDAAGHGHEENEALFRSVSNNRDKYSQQPITPDGIYKLVQRYSIKLGFRIGAHSLRATAATNALDHQADIAKVQEWLGHANIATTRIYDHRKTRPEDSPTFKVTY, encoded by the coding sequence ATGAATTTTACCGGCATTCAAAACCCTGAAGAATTCAGAGTTGTAACACGTGCTCATATTATCGCGTGGCGTGATGATTTATTAGATAGATCTTTGAGCAGTATGAGCATTCGCCATCGTCTATCTGCACTGTCGTCGTTATTTGAATATTTATGCGAGAAAAACACCGTCACGCATAATCCTGTCAAAGGAGTAAAGCGCCCAGCCGTCGAGAGTTATGAAGGCAAAACACCTGCAATCGGAGATCACCAGGCGCGTGAATTACTGGATGCACCCAACGACAACTCTCTCAAGAGCAAACGGGATCGTGCGATATTGGCTACCTTACTTTATCACGCATTGCGTCGTGATGAGCTGTGTCGATTGAAAGTCAAAGATTTTAAGCAGGAACGACGTGGTGTGCCGCATTTAAAAGTAACTGGCAAAGGAGGAAAAACGCGATATATACCGTTGCACCCTGCTGCAAATGGCTTAATTCATGATTATCTTGATGCGGCCGGGCATGGCCATGAAGAAAACGAAGCATTATTTCGATCTGTCAGTAATAACCGAGATAAATATTCGCAACAACCCATCACCCCGGACGGCATATATAAATTAGTACAGAGATATTCTATTAAGTTAGGTTTCAGGATTGGCGCACACTCACTGCGTGCAACTGCAGCTACCAATGCGCTCGATCATCAAGCGGATATTGCCAAAGTACAGGAATGGCTAGGACACGCCAATATTGCGACGACGAGGATTTATGATCATCGCAAAACAAGACCAGAGGATAGCCCAACATTTAAAGTTACTTATTGA